CGCATAGCCTTGGTTACCGCTACCGGCTGCACCATAAAAAAATCCCCGGCAAGCCGGACCTAGTGTTTCCCTGTCGCCGAAAAGTGATCTTCATTCACGGCTGTTTTTGGCACCAGCATCCAGGATGCAAGGAGGGGCGGCCGCCTAGGTCGAATGCAGCCTACTGGCTTCCCAAACTTGAACGCAACATGGAACGCGATAGATCTGCACTAGCACAGCTCATGGACGCTGGGTGGGATGTACTGGTGATGTGGGAATGTGAAATCAAGAATCGAGAAGCTACGCGCCAAGTTCTATTAGACTTCCTGGGACCGCCCGGTCATCTCAGTACGTGACTCAGACGAGGAGAGCTCTTCGGCTGCCATGGTATACCCTCGTGAAGGGCGCGTATCCTGCCGTCTACTAAGAACTTTTGACGAAGAAATAGTGGAGTGGAATGAGGGGGCTTCCAAGTTTATGTGCCTGATCCAGTTGGCTCGCCTGAACGGGTATGACCCGCACGCCTACCTCAAGGACGTGCTCACCCGGCTGGTGACGCAGAAAAACAATCGGATCGCCGAACTGCTGCCGCGTCAGTGGACACCCGCGGCCTGATCCTCGTCGTCAAGGCGTGATTGCAGACCGCTTACGGCCATGAAAGCGGAAGTCCTGATTGACGCGCGGCAGCAGGGGGCCGGGGTGCGTAATCGGACTCATACCATCGCGATACCGCGAATTCTGCCGTTACCTATCGAGCTCCTTTAAACCATGGAGTTCGCAAAATGTCGATTACGAGTACGGCCGTGACACGGAGCGTGTGTCATCCGGGTACCTTGTCCGGTGACGAGCAGGGCAATGGCAAGCTTGACGAGATGACGAAGAAGTTCGCGGCGGTCGCAGCTGTCGCCGACCAGGCCGCCGCGGCACCCACGGTGGCTCGGATGGATGAACATCGGGCCAGCGTTCTCATTGACAGCCATGGCTTGACGCCGGCAGGGAGAACCGATCCCGCGGCATCGAGCGAGACGTCAAAGCTGGTGTCGCGGTTCGGGAGGATGACTCTTCGGCGGGCTGGCTGGATCGGCGAATCTCCGAGCTGGAGCGGCTGGAGAAGGAAGGACGCCTTGGCCAGCATCCTCCGGCCGACCGGCAGGCTTACGAGCAGTGGAAGATGGGCAACAAGCAACCGATGCTTCGCGTCATGCGCGATCACATCAGTCGCGTCGAGCACGGCTACGCGATGAAAAAGGAGTGGCCGAGGGGCGCCGGGCCATACCCCAAGGGACTGTATTCGGCTCTGGATGGCGCGATAAAAACAATCGACAAGCTAAAGCAGATCGAGAAGGAGCAGCCGCATCAACCGTTGGAGAGAATCCTGTCTCCGAGGTTGCACGAAGCCTACGAAGAGTGGAAAGCTGGAAACCACAAACCGCTGCTTCGCTTCATGGACGATCTTGTGCAGGGCAAACTGTTGATAGGATAGGAACGCTCGCGACGGCGTCGGCAGACGCCGTTCCGGGCTCGGATGTCGCGTTGGACGGCGAACAGTGGCAGGTCTTGAGCCCTAGTGCCGGGTTTGCCTTGGCAGCACGTCGGCGGCGCTGCCGGCACACAAAACAATCAGATCGACGAGTTGCTGCGGCATCGTTGAAAACCGGCTGGCTGATCACCGTCGTCAAGACGTGATTGCTGGGCGCTTATGCTGGGGCGCCGCTTTTCGCCGTCCTGGCTACGACGGTGACAGAGCCGGCATGCAGCTCTGTCTCAGCGCGCAACCAGAACGACGACGACGCCCAGCCCGAGCAGAATCAATACGACGCCGGAAATGCGCTCGAGCCAGGGCAACGCCCGGGCGAAGCGCCGCAGTACGGCAGGATTGCCGATCAGGATGGCGATCAGGACGTCCCACGCGAGTACGACGCTGAACATCCATATGCCGTAGAACATCTTCCAGCCGGCGCTGGCGTGGGGGCCGGTCAGCATTGCGGCAAGGCTTGCGTAGAAGATCGCGTTTTTCGGATTCAGAATGCCGGAAAGAAACCCCATGCCGGCGGCGCGCCGCCATGCCGTGAATGGATGAACCGGCGCGGCAGCATGATGGGGGGCCGATATATTCAATTCGCTGCTGCCGGCGAACCGGATGAACAGCACGCCGAGATAAAGCAGATAGGCGCAGCCGGCCATTTGCAGGCCGGCAAAGAGCACGCTGTCCGGTCGGAGCGCAGCCGTGCCGGCGAACGCCGCGATAATGAACACGCCATTGGCGAGCGCGATGCCGACGCAAGCGCCGTTGGCCACGCGCCAGCCTGCGGACAGCGAGGTCCGGGCGATCAGGAAGAAATCCGGGCCGGGAGAGAGCAGCGCAAGGAAATGCGCCGCGGCAATCACCAGGAACTGCTGCATTCAAAGCACGCGTGGAAGTTTTTCCGCGCAGTGTGCCAAGCGGCGGGTTTCCTGTATTGAAGGAAATTGCAGCTGCGCTGCGGCCGGCGTTAAGCGCGGAAACGCCCGGGCGTTACGCCCGCATGTGCCTTGAACACGCGCTGGAAGTGAGCCTGATCGGCGAAACCCAGGCGCTGCGCCAAAGCGGAGAGGTCGTCTCCCTGCCGCATGCGTTCCCTGGCCAGGTTGATTCGCAGGTTCAGCTGCCAGGCATGCGGCGTCATGCCGGTAACGGCGCGGAACGCGCGAATCAGTTGGTAGCGGCTCATGCCAGCAAGCTGCGCCAATTCGCGCAAGGCGATGGCGGCCGCCGGCGCCGCACGCAACGCGTCAAGCGCCGGCTGGATTTGATCCGCGACCCGAGAGGGGATGGTGGGGGCTTCGATGCGCAAGCCCTGTTCGGTGTCGCGGTCGCCGATGAATTCGATCAGAGCGGTTTCCTTGTCTCGCGCCGCCGCGTCTGAAAACAAAAGCGCATTGAGCTGACAGAATCGCGCATAGGCGGCTGGCGCGACGACGATTCGCACTGGCTCGTCGTCCCTTGCATCGGTCTGGGCGTACTCCTGCCGGACAGCGCACAGCCAGTCCGCATCCACGTGCAGCATCTGATAGCTCCATTCCGCCCCGGGCATCGGGTTGCAAGCGTGCACACGCCCGGCGGGCACGAACACCAGCGTGCCGGGTTGAAGTTCGACCGGGCCGCTGGCGGCGCCGGTGAAGACGCTTCGGCCGCCGTCCACCGCGCCGATGGAAAATGTGGGATGGTGGTGCGGCCGATAGCAGGCCCGGCTCCGGCAGGCGCGGCGGCTTTCCACGAAAGGCATGGCCGGGTCGCGCCAGAAGGTCTGGCTCATATCGCTGCGGGGCAGGCGGCGCGACGGCGTGGCGGATGACATATCTGCTTCGGTGCGATTGGGCTGAAGGGGCGGAACGGGCTTTCGATGGATTTTATCGGGGAGGGCGCGCTTTCTCCCGCTCCAGCTTCCTTTACCAGTCGGACGCGGCCTTTCCAATTACCTCGGAACACCAGTCGATGAACGCGCGGGTGGCCGGCGCCAGGTGGCGGCTTTGCGGGTACAGAATGGATACCGGCTCCGGCGGCGCTTCGATATTTTCGAGCAGCCTGATCAGTCTTCCATCTGCAATATGCTGTCTTGCCATATAGCTCGCCACGCGGATCAGGCCCAGGCCGGCGACGCCAGCGGAAACATAGGCATCGGTGTCATTCACGCGAACGTTCTCCGGCATTGACCGCGCGACCACGTTGCCGCCTTCACGGAACAACCACTGACTTGAACGTCCCGTTTGGCTGTTGATATAGCCGACGGCAACGTGTTGCGCAAGCGCGTCCAGCGTGGCCGGCGTGCCGTGCCTTCGAAGATACTGCGGCGAGGCGCAGACATACCAATGAAACTGGCCAACGCGCCGCGCAACGAGCCGGGACACCGGCGGTTCGCCGGCGCGAATGACACAGTCCAGGCCCCGCTGGGCGATGTCCACGGTGGCATCCTCGAGCTGAAAATCCAGCGTTATTCCGGGATAGCGCTCACGAAAATCCGGCAAGGCCGGGATCAGGAAATTCTTGGCCAGGGATGGCGTCGTGCCGACGCGGATAACGCCCTGCAGCGCACCGGTCGATTGTGCAACCATGCCTTCGGCGGCCCGCATATCGGACAGGATCGCTTTGCAGCTGTCGTAGTAGCGCAGTCCGGCATCGGTGACGCTCAGGGCGCGGGTCGTCCTGTTCAGGAGCCGCGTACCCAGGTACGCCTCCAGCTCCTTGATCGTGCGCGTCACGGTGGATGGAAGCACGTGCATGGTGTCGGCCGCCTTCTTGAAGCTGCCGGCCTCGATCACGCGAATGAAGGTCTCCATGGCCTGCAATCTGTCCATGCGATTCGCCTTGCACCGAAGAAGGGTGAAAGTCCAGATTATTGCAAATATTCAAATTATGAAATCGCGTCGCCGCGGGCAATCGCCGTCGTGCTTGCATGCAATATAGGGCTTCCAGGCGGCGCGGATTCGGTTTTCACCGTGCCTGCATTGGAAGACGCGCCGCGAGCGGAGCAGGGGATATCTCCCTGGCTGTGTCCGGGCGATAGTTCAATTGCATCGAAATCTGGAAGGAATGGAGAGCATGGCTCAACGTGAATCAGATCGGCCGAATGTGCTTGTCCTGGGTGCGGGGCAACTCGGGATGGCCGTATTGCGCGCACTCGCGCCGCGTATCCAGGAGCGGCATGGGTCGGTCACCGCATTGGTATCGCCTGACACCGCCGGCAAGACGGCGAGGCAGGATGCCGGGCATGTCGCCGAACTCCGGGGGATGGGAGTAGACGTCATCGGCTTCGATCTGGCTGCCGACGAAGCGGCCCTGACAACGTGCTTCGAAAGGTACGACACCGTCCTGAGCTGTACCGGCTTCGTTGCCGGGCCCGGCACCCAATTGAAGATCACCCGCGCCGTTCTGGCGGCGGGAGTGAGGCGGTACTTCCCATGGCAGTTCGGCGTGGATTACGACGTCGTCGGCCGTGGCAGCGGCCAGCCGGTGTTCGACGAGCAATATGAAGTCCGGCAATTGCTGCGTGCGCAGAATGTGACCGAATGGGTCATCGTTTCTACCGGCATGTTTACCAGCTTCCTGTTCGAACCGGCATTCGGTGTCGTGGATCTGGAAGGCAAGGCGATTCATGGCCTGGGGAGCTGGGATACCAAACTGACGGTAACGACACCCGAAGACATCGGCAGGCTCACCGTTGAGATTCTGTTGGCCGAGCCGCGGATCGCCAATCAAGTCATTTATGTGGCCGGCGACACGATCTCGTACGGAGAGCTGGCGGAGATTGTCGAGCGAGTCACCGGGCAGATATTCGAGAAATCCGTATGGACGCTGGACCAACTGCGCGCGGACCTGGCGGCTGCCCCGGAGGACGCGATGGCGCGTTATCGCGCGGCCTTCGCCCTTGGTGATGGCATGTGGTGGGACAAGTCCGCCACTTTCAATGCGCGATATGGGTATGAGACGGTCGATGTCGAGCGTTACTTCAGGTCGCGCTGGGCGATGGAGGACAATCGGGGCTGACGCCGTACATCTATCTATCTGGCGCCTTCCCCGCGCGGGGCGTAGCTGGGATTCAGCTATTTCGCGAATATTCGAGATTCAGATATTTTGCTTTTATTCGAAATCCAGGTATACGCATGGCCCCCTCTCGCAAACGCTGGTCAGGCCGGTCCAATTGGGCGCCGTGCTGCAGGCCGCCCGAAAAACGCAAGGACTGACCCAGTCCGCCCTTGCCGCTCGTATCGGCCTGAGCCAGTCACGAGTTTCCCCATCTGGAGCTGAAATGCCCATGAACTGAGCGTGGAGCAGTTTCTCGCCTGGTGTGCCCCGTTGGGGCTGGAACTCACCATTCTTGGCGGGCTCGAACAAGCCGCAACGGCCCTTGCGGGCATGGCCCAGTAAGCCGGGGCCGGCGCCCGTAAAAGCCTGCCCCGCCTGGGTTATGCGGCCGATTCCGCAGGATCGCTCTAGCCCCAGGTGAGCGGGTCCAGGCGCAGATAGAAGGCAAGGCGGTCGCGGTCCGGCGTTTCGATCCTCATTATGTCGAACAGCACGGAGAAGGCACGCTCCGCTTGATCCGGTTCTGTCCAGCTTTCTTCTGCGTTGGCCACCATAAGCGCCAGGTCGGCGTAGCGATCCGCCGTACCGAGCCGTCCTAAATCGATCAGGCCGGTGCATTGAAGGCGGTGAGGGTCTATGACGAAGTTGGGCATGCATGCGTCGCCATGACACACCGCCATGTCGGCTGTCTCTTGCTCGAGTCGAAGCGGCAGCTCTCGTTTCACCCGCATCAGGAGTTCGGGCTGAGGAATGTGCTGGTCCTCATCCGGCAAAAAGTCGCGATTGACCGCGCCGCGAGACACGACGTCCGCCGCGCGGCTATACAGCCCCGACAACCTGCGTTCGAACGGACATTGACCGGCCGGCAGGGTGTGAAGAACGGCAAGCTGCTGCGCCATCGAAGGCCAGGCTTTGAGCAGATCATCTCCGGACAGACCGGCCGCCGGGATGCCGGGGATGGCGGTCATGATCAGGCAGGCGCCGTCTTCCTCCTGCCGCCAGTCCACGATTTCGGGGCAGGCGACGCCCCGCCCCTGCAGCCAGTTCAGACGGTCCCGTTCGGCCGACAGGTCAGCAGCGCGGGCGCCCGTAGCGATCTTGGCGTAGGCCAGTCCATCATCGCGGCGGTAGACGAAATCGCCAGACTCTCCACTGCCAATAGCGGCCCAGCGGCGCAGGTCTGGAAGTAAGCGATGTGCCATGTTCATTCCTTCGGTTCATTCAGGCGGAGGATCGCCCAGCCAGCGGCGCGGCCCCGGCCCGCTCAGGCCGGAGCGGTCGCCTGGATTGGTCAATAGGCATTTCTTCATCGACAGACATCCGCAGCCGATGCATTCGTCCAGGCCCATGTTCAGCGCCTGCAGTTGAGCAATCTGCTGTTCGATGCGCATTTTCCATTGTCGTGTGAGACGCTTCCAGTCTGCGCCCCTCGGTACGCGGTCCTTGGGCAGGTGCGCCAGTTCGGCCGCAATCTCGTCCAGGCTTAGACCGATCTTCTGCGCGAACACGATGAAGGCGATCCGACGAAGGGCCGAGCGCGGGTAGCGCCGGTGGCCGCTATCCGTCCTCACCGACGTGATCAATCCGCGTGATTCATAGAAGCGCAGCGCCGAGGGGGCAATGCCGCTGCGTTTGGAAACCCATCCGATGGTGACCAGGGGATCAGCGCTGGAATCAGTCATATCCGGCTCCTTGACTTAAAGCTGACTTTAACTTTTATTCTGCTTCCTCGGCGTTTCGGACAGGGGTGGATGAGGAATATGCGGGGGGTGCTGTCCGGCGTCGCGACGTGGTCGGACCGGAACGCGCCGGCAGGGGCGGCCTTGGCGCACCGGGCACCGGCCGGGCCTCTTGATCACGACTGTTGCGGCCATCAGACGGGAGGAAGAAAAACCATGATGGAAAGCACCTTGCGAGCAAAACCGACCGCGCCGCCCGCTGCGGGCGCCACGTTCGATCGATGGGCGATCACGCTGGTGATTGTGGCGGGGGTGATGTCGGCGCTTCACGTAGGCAAGGGGCCCATCGCGTTGCCCGAAATGCAGCGCACCTTCGGCCGCAGCCCGGCGGACCTGAGCAGCCTTCTGTCGGTGTTCGCCATCGTTGGCGTCATCGGCGGCATGGCCGCGGGGGTGCTGGCGCAGCGGGTGGGCGACCGGCGCGTGCTCATCGCCGGACTCGTCATCCTGGCTTTGGCCAGCTTCGCCGGCGCGGCGGCGCCCAGCTACGCCTGGCTGCTGGCCACCCGCATCGTGGAAGGGCTGGGCTTTCTCATGGTGGTGGTGGCCGCGCCGGCGGCGCTCAACCGCCTGACGCCGCCAGAACGGCGCAGCCTGGTGTTCGGCTTCTGGAGCACGTTCATGGGCATCGGTATTGCGTTGTCCATGCTGGCCGGCCCGCTGCTCGATAGTTGGCAACGGTTGTGGTCGCTCGACGGTGCGCTCTCGCTTGGCATTGCAGTCTGGGTGGGCCTGCGCGTGCCCGGCGCGCCGGGCACGCCAAAAGAGACGCAGGCAGGGGCGCGCAGCGTGCTCCAGTCCCGGCCCACGGTTCTGCTGGGTCTGGCCTTCGCGGTGTACAACCTGCAGTTCTTCGGCATGATGTCGTTCCTGCCCGCTTTCCTGATGCAGCAGGCAAGCCTGTCGATGACGCAGGCGGGCGCGGTCGGCGCCGTGACCGTGCTCGCGAATGCGGCGGGGAACGTGCTGGGCGGGATCATCCTGCAACGCGGGATGACCGCAGCAGGGTTGATGGGGGCGGCCTTCCTGGCTACGGGCGTGCTTGGGGCGCTGGCCTTTCTGCCGTCCATGCCAGCTGCTTCAGTGCTGGTGCTGTGCGTGGCTTTCTCGGCCGCGGCGGGCGTGCTGCCTGCGACCTTGCTGGCCAGTGCACCGCGTTCGGCGCCCGCGCCGCACCTGGCGCCCATGAGCCTGGGTCTGGTCATGCAGGGCAACTACCTTGGACAGGTCGTTGCACCGGTACTGGCCGGCGCCCTTGTCGCGGCTTTTGGCTGGATTGGGGTCGGCGCGCAGATTGGAATCGCCGCGTTCGCGGGGTTCGTACTGATTCTGGGATACCGGCGGGGCAGTTAGCGGCCGTCGGAGCGCGACCTACGCGCCTGACCATCGCTGCGCGCTTCGCGCGACAGTGATTCACCGGGTTGGAGTGGTGAACGATCCATGCGGGTACTCGGCGCATATGAACTCGACGAAGGCGCGGACTTTCGGGCTCTGCAAACGGCGTGAAGTGTGCAGAACCCAAAGTTCGACCTCGCCGCCGGCAACGCCCCACGTAACGAGTTCGCCCTTTTCGAGCAGGTTGCCGATGATGGACTGCGGGAGCATTGCCACCCCAGCGCCGCCCGCGACGGCATCGCGGACCATCAGGAGCGAGGACAGGCGCAGAACCGGCTGCGGCGCAATGGTGATCCCACCATGGCGGATGGTCCACAGGTCACCGTCGCGGTAGCTCGGCATGACGACCGCCGGAACGGCGTAAGGCTGATTGCGGCGCTTCCTGGGCATGTCGACCGACGGCGCGGCGGCAAGGATCATCCTGTCTTTGGCGAAGCATCGGCCGACCAGCGCGCTGTCCTTGGGCGGATTGACTCGGATGGCAACATCGAAATGTTCGTCGACGAGATCGGCAAGACGATCCTCCGCCACGGCTTCGATTTCCACCTCGGGATAGGCGGCGCGGAACTTGGCGGCAAGCCACCCCAGGGCCACTTGGGAAAACAGAAGCGGCGCCGCAATGCGCAGGCGTCCGCGCGGCGCCGAAAGACCATCTCGCGCTGCGGCGACCGCGTCGGCTACCTCGTTCATCGGTCCCTGTGTTCTCGCCCGTAAAAGCTGGCCGGCTTCGGTCAGCTCCAGGCTTCGCGTACCGCGCTCGATGAGCCGGATTCCCAGGGCTTCCTCCAGATCGGCGACACGGCGCGATAGGGTGGCCTTGGACCGGCCGGTGGCGCGGCTCGCTTTGCCGAAGCCGCCGTGCGCAGCCACGAGTTGAAAGTCTTCAAGCGCATTGAGATCCATGAGTGTCTCGATTCCGATACAGGGTGTCCATATTTTGACGTCTTTGTTTTGTGTGTGAAACCTCCTATCGTGGGGTTGTGCGCCATTCGACGTACCCGCAAACCCAACCCCAAGGAGTTTCATATGAGCCCCATCGACAACTATCCTTCGAAGGAACAGGACGCCAGCATCCTCGTCACGGGTGCCTCGGGCACCGTAGGTTCACAGGTCGTGCAGCGTCTGGCCTCCACAGGCGTCCAGGTGAAAGCGCTGGTTCGAGCGCCGGGGAAAGTGGCGCTGCCCGCGGGCGTGACGGAAGTGGTCGGGGATATGAGCAGCGTGCGCGCCATGCGCGCGGCTTTGTCTTCGGTGCGAACCCTTTTCCTGCTTAACGCGGTTGTCCCCGATGAAGTCACCCAGGCCCTGATCACCCTCAATCTGGCCCGCGAGGCGGGCATCGAACGCATCGTCTACCTGTCGGTGATTCATGCAGATCTCTATACCAACGTGCCGCACTTCACCGGCAAGCACACGGTTGAGCGGATGATCGAAAGCCTGCAACTGCCTGTGACCATCCTGCGCCCCGCGTACTACATGCAGAACGACGAGCGGATCAAGTCCGTCATCGAGACGCACGGCGTCTATCCGATGCCGATCGGCAAGGCTGGCGTCAATATGGTGGACGTGCGGGACATTGCGGACATCGCCGTTGCCGAACTGCTGGAACGGCACCGTACGCCCGGCGCGCTGCCCAGCCGCACGCTGGAAGTCGCCGGGCCCGAAACGCTGACGGGCGAGTCCGTCGCTCGCGTTTGGAGCGAAGCGCTTGGTCGCGGCATCCGCTATGGCGGCGACGACCTTGACGGCTTCGAGCAGCAAATGGCGGCGAACGGGCCGGATTGGCTCGCCTACGACATGCGTTTGATGATGGGCGGCATCCAGAAACACGGAATGCTTCCGGGAGACGGCGCCGAAGATGCCCTGCGAAAGATTCTTGGCCGGCCATTGCGGACCTATCGGGACGCCGTGCGAGAGGTGTTGGGGGCGTAGGCGCGCCGGCGTATCGAGCAAGCGCTGCGTGGCCTCGCGCATGCGCCGGCGGATCGCTATCGCAACGGC
The sequence above is a segment of the Bordetella genomosp. 9 genome. Coding sequences within it:
- a CDS encoding helix-turn-helix domain-containing protein, whose translation is MSSVTSGRAGRWRTIGADAVHLSIWRLPRAGRSWDSAISRIFEIQIFCFYSKSRYTHGPLSQTLVRPVQLGAVLQAARKTQGLTQSALAARIGLSQSRVSPSGAEMPMN
- a CDS encoding AraC family transcriptional regulator: MSSATPSRRLPRSDMSQTFWRDPAMPFVESRRACRSRACYRPHHHPTFSIGAVDGGRSVFTGAASGPVELQPGTLVFVPAGRVHACNPMPGAEWSYQMLHVDADWLCAVRQEYAQTDARDDEPVRIVVAPAAYARFCQLNALLFSDAAARDKETALIEFIGDRDTEQGLRIEAPTIPSRVADQIQPALDALRAAPAAAIALRELAQLAGMSRYQLIRAFRAVTGMTPHAWQLNLRINLARERMRQGDDLSALAQRLGFADQAHFQRVFKAHAGVTPGRFRA
- a CDS encoding APH(3'') family aminoglycoside O-phosphotransferase, coding for MNMAHRLLPDLRRWAAIGSGESGDFVYRRDDGLAYAKIATGARAADLSAERDRLNWLQGRGVACPEIVDWRQEEDGACLIMTAIPGIPAAGLSGDDLLKAWPSMAQQLAVLHTLPAGQCPFERRLSGLYSRAADVVSRGAVNRDFLPDEDQHIPQPELLMRVKRELPLRLEQETADMAVCHGDACMPNFVIDPHRLQCTGLIDLGRLGTADRYADLALMVANAEESWTEPDQAERAFSVLFDIMRIETPDRDRLAFYLRLDPLTWG
- a CDS encoding aromatic alcohol reductase yields the protein MAQRESDRPNVLVLGAGQLGMAVLRALAPRIQERHGSVTALVSPDTAGKTARQDAGHVAELRGMGVDVIGFDLAADEAALTTCFERYDTVLSCTGFVAGPGTQLKITRAVLAAGVRRYFPWQFGVDYDVVGRGSGQPVFDEQYEVRQLLRAQNVTEWVIVSTGMFTSFLFEPAFGVVDLEGKAIHGLGSWDTKLTVTTPEDIGRLTVEILLAEPRIANQVIYVAGDTISYGELAEIVERVTGQIFEKSVWTLDQLRADLAAAPEDAMARYRAAFALGDGMWWDKSATFNARYGYETVDVERYFRSRWAMEDNRG
- a CDS encoding very short patch repair endonuclease, whose product is MNRSENMRRIRSKDTAPEMAVRRLAHSLGYRYRLHHKKIPGKPDLVFPCRRKVIFIHGCFWHQHPGCKEGRPPRSNAAYWLPKLERNMERDRSALAQLMDAGWDVLVMWECEIKNREATRQVLLDFLGPPGHLST
- the soxR gene encoding redox-sensitive transcriptional activator SoxR, translated to MTDSSADPLVTIGWVSKRSGIAPSALRFYESRGLITSVRTDSGHRRYPRSALRRIAFIVFAQKIGLSLDEIAAELAHLPKDRVPRGADWKRLTRQWKMRIEQQIAQLQALNMGLDECIGCGCLSMKKCLLTNPGDRSGLSGPGPRRWLGDPPPE
- a CDS encoding NmrA/HSCARG family protein, which produces MSPIDNYPSKEQDASILVTGASGTVGSQVVQRLASTGVQVKALVRAPGKVALPAGVTEVVGDMSSVRAMRAALSSVRTLFLLNAVVPDEVTQALITLNLAREAGIERIVYLSVIHADLYTNVPHFTGKHTVERMIESLQLPVTILRPAYYMQNDERIKSVIETHGVYPMPIGKAGVNMVDVRDIADIAVAELLERHRTPGALPSRTLEVAGPETLTGESVARVWSEALGRGIRYGGDDLDGFEQQMAANGPDWLAYDMRLMMGGIQKHGMLPGDGAEDALRKILGRPLRTYRDAVREVLGA
- a CDS encoding LysR family transcriptional regulator → MDLNALEDFQLVAAHGGFGKASRATGRSKATLSRRVADLEEALGIRLIERGTRSLELTEAGQLLRARTQGPMNEVADAVAAARDGLSAPRGRLRIAAPLLFSQVALGWLAAKFRAAYPEVEIEAVAEDRLADLVDEHFDVAIRVNPPKDSALVGRCFAKDRMILAAAPSVDMPRKRRNQPYAVPAVVMPSYRDGDLWTIRHGGITIAPQPVLRLSSLLMVRDAVAGGAGVAMLPQSIIGNLLEKGELVTWGVAGGEVELWVLHTSRRLQSPKVRAFVEFICAEYPHGSFTTPTR
- a CDS encoding LysE family translocator: MQQFLVIAAAHFLALLSPGPDFFLIARTSLSAGWRVANGACVGIALANGVFIIAAFAGTAALRPDSVLFAGLQMAGCAYLLYLGVLFIRFAGSSELNISAPHHAAAPVHPFTAWRRAAGMGFLSGILNPKNAIFYASLAAMLTGPHASAGWKMFYGIWMFSVVLAWDVLIAILIGNPAVLRRFARALPWLERISGVVLILLGLGVVVVLVAR
- a CDS encoding MFS transporter, with protein sequence MMESTLRAKPTAPPAAGATFDRWAITLVIVAGVMSALHVGKGPIALPEMQRTFGRSPADLSSLLSVFAIVGVIGGMAAGVLAQRVGDRRVLIAGLVILALASFAGAAAPSYAWLLATRIVEGLGFLMVVVAAPAALNRLTPPERRSLVFGFWSTFMGIGIALSMLAGPLLDSWQRLWSLDGALSLGIAVWVGLRVPGAPGTPKETQAGARSVLQSRPTVLLGLAFAVYNLQFFGMMSFLPAFLMQQASLSMTQAGAVGAVTVLANAAGNVLGGIILQRGMTAAGLMGAAFLATGVLGALAFLPSMPAASVLVLCVAFSAAAGVLPATLLASAPRSAPAPHLAPMSLGLVMQGNYLGQVVAPVLAGALVAAFGWIGVGAQIGIAAFAGFVLILGYRRGS
- a CDS encoding LysR family transcriptional regulator is translated as MIEAGSFKKAADTMHVLPSTVTRTIKELEAYLGTRLLNRTTRALSVTDAGLRYYDSCKAILSDMRAAEGMVAQSTGALQGVIRVGTTPSLAKNFLIPALPDFRERYPGITLDFQLEDATVDIAQRGLDCVIRAGEPPVSRLVARRVGQFHWYVCASPQYLRRHGTPATLDALAQHVAVGYINSQTGRSSQWLFREGGNVVARSMPENVRVNDTDAYVSAGVAGLGLIRVASYMARQHIADGRLIRLLENIEAPPEPVSILYPQSRHLAPATRAFIDWCSEVIGKAASDW